One region of Coraliomargarita parva genomic DNA includes:
- a CDS encoding glycosyl hydrolase, producing MPLRFVLSSFLTKSSGLRALFGLPAVFARTACIGLFFGCIAGAQALPAGWTAADVGSPGASGESSYAAGSWTVSGGGADIWGSSDSFHFASREINGDVSIVVRLDSMESPGSYAKSGIMLRSGLRADAAYAFVFATSSYIGFDCRQSTGASSYNVGTVSGTVPRWLKLTRVGRRYTGYYSDDGVDWTMLGSPQELVLPVAARAGLAVDANDAGTGTNTSVFSELSVSALTTSRVNIAKYQSMSADSESAGYGASRAVDGYVRNSSAWKSGSGSGHWLMVSLSRAMALGSIQLYLGEDDQDPISDFWVQYYDGANWTVIPGANFTGNTATVLNIVLPTAVTATNVMLVTSDSEATVREIALYPPNGGDGYPLGADVVLNAAYKKTADASAWDAPYYPIRAVDGYVSDTEGWQSLSGDQQSLEVDLWESQRIGSVHLYSDTSNDIAIPDFTLAYWDAATETWVNIPGGSVSNNAEKALAVVFDTPVTTSKLRITPTPGYAQKVRELVVFPATAPGNDFPLWTSVTPGEPPSTQWNDLGDAFYNLFNRENAGTLAVDGTEVIEALPRSTEYEQQFQVLYNLDSDSFRIRNRDTGLCLEAEDAGTEPGTAVVAGEYNGQPHQLWRIVDAGDGYGYYVNVWNGLALTTDLGSPAAITLEEPTSLWQQHWELSYVIHYPKKGAGDYGWDWDKMNINWSYNWGLDPYGSLPETVAFSPQQWGSADIAGLRTRYTTWHTDARSRYLLGFNEPDFPYEDEEGNHVGGSDVAVAAAIEFWPQLEAADLPLVSPATAYAYNGWLADFYTDAAAHGLRVDYTGVHWYGPPDADGLFGYLSGIYSTWGKPVILSEFNTIDWDGSTTWSEEDNYRFYAEFLWMAESFDWLKRYGVFALYVDPPENPWDQTAPMGALFTVDREYTATGDLYAGWDGDRTIRKTSPYLLHNKGASMHLGHNGTTVAIDTIRNSASDMQWILVPSADNPYIVYIVSITDGRRLRVNGSSLDLAPPTTTGSTVQWTYTADDSGYGYFYLDNLGAGQRLKLNRTNDASGAPTGIWLSLEDSSSTDDNVKWRFIKPATPVAQENLSELFGDLWRSDDIGRPTQSGYAYFDAGTGVWIVGGGGADILGEVDQFHYVSQDFSGDGELIVQVESVQNTDTYSKAGLMFRNSTAVDAPYAHVFVGPGTVGFEFRTLAGGDTLAAAYVGQTAPKWLRLVRRGDSFTAFYGEDGENWSQLGSSQTIAMSTVARAGLSVTAHNNSHLIVNTSTFSHLSFLPTGWQSCDVGETGASGWVSGGDTFTLVAAGSDIWGTADSFRSVHQVLTGNGVIVARLTSVSDADPWAKAGLMIRQSLDSGSANAAILITPDNGVQFQSRSSAGSATTSQSASATAPKWLKLERVGESLSGYVSDDGASWSLVGTATVSLSSPFYVGLAGSSHDSTNADAASFTNVSLEMEGFVAYQHSYFNSAELLDTTISGITGDANQDGVLNLQAYAAGLSPWETATWSNGGQPTMHFEDGTYLALRYTRMKSVTDLDYTVKVGPDLSQWDSGPEHTTQVSVTSLDSDREAVVVRDNTPVDQAARRFMMLEIDYLAP from the coding sequence ATGCCCCTTCGTTTTGTATTGTCTTCTTTCCTGACGAAATCTTCCGGATTGCGTGCCTTGTTTGGATTACCGGCAGTATTCGCCCGAACCGCCTGTATCGGCCTGTTCTTCGGCTGTATCGCCGGGGCCCAGGCCCTGCCGGCTGGCTGGACTGCGGCCGATGTCGGATCACCGGGGGCATCCGGCGAAAGCAGCTATGCCGCCGGCAGTTGGACGGTGAGCGGGGGCGGTGCGGACATCTGGGGCAGTTCGGATTCCTTTCACTTCGCCAGTCGTGAAATCAACGGCGATGTCAGTATTGTGGTCCGGCTCGACAGCATGGAGAGTCCGGGCTCGTATGCAAAATCCGGGATCATGCTGCGCTCGGGGCTCCGGGCGGATGCGGCCTACGCTTTCGTCTTTGCCACCTCCAGCTACATCGGCTTCGACTGCCGGCAATCGACCGGCGCTTCGTCCTACAATGTAGGCACTGTGTCCGGAACCGTCCCTCGCTGGCTCAAGCTGACACGTGTGGGCAGGCGCTATACCGGATATTACAGTGACGATGGCGTTGACTGGACGATGCTGGGCAGCCCACAGGAGCTGGTCCTTCCGGTTGCGGCGCGTGCCGGACTGGCGGTGGACGCAAACGATGCAGGCACGGGGACGAATACGAGTGTGTTCTCGGAACTGTCGGTGAGCGCACTGACGACCTCGCGGGTGAATATTGCGAAGTATCAGAGCATGTCGGCGGATTCGGAGTCGGCCGGCTACGGGGCCTCCCGGGCAGTGGATGGATATGTCCGTAACAGCAGCGCATGGAAGAGCGGTTCCGGAAGCGGCCATTGGCTGATGGTTTCGTTGTCCCGGGCGATGGCGCTCGGGAGCATTCAGCTTTACCTCGGCGAGGACGATCAGGACCCGATCTCGGACTTCTGGGTGCAATATTACGACGGGGCGAATTGGACCGTGATCCCCGGGGCCAATTTTACCGGTAACACCGCGACCGTGCTGAACATCGTGCTGCCCACCGCGGTGACAGCCACGAATGTGATGCTGGTCACGAGTGACAGCGAGGCCACCGTTCGTGAGATTGCGCTGTATCCGCCCAATGGGGGCGACGGCTACCCGCTGGGCGCCGATGTCGTGTTGAACGCCGCCTACAAAAAGACGGCCGATGCGTCGGCATGGGACGCTCCCTATTACCCGATCCGGGCGGTCGACGGCTACGTGAGTGATACGGAAGGCTGGCAGAGTCTCAGTGGCGATCAGCAGAGTCTGGAAGTCGATCTTTGGGAAAGCCAACGCATCGGCAGTGTGCACCTTTACTCCGATACCTCCAACGATATCGCGATTCCGGACTTCACCCTGGCTTACTGGGATGCCGCAACCGAGACCTGGGTGAACATCCCGGGTGGCTCGGTGAGCAACAACGCGGAGAAGGCGCTGGCGGTGGTTTTCGATACGCCGGTCACGACCTCGAAGCTTCGTATCACGCCGACCCCCGGCTACGCTCAGAAGGTGCGCGAGCTGGTCGTTTTTCCTGCGACTGCTCCGGGCAACGATTTTCCGCTGTGGACCTCTGTGACGCCGGGGGAACCGCCGTCGACCCAATGGAATGACCTCGGCGACGCCTTTTACAATCTGTTCAACCGTGAGAACGCCGGCACCCTCGCTGTGGACGGAACGGAGGTCATCGAGGCCTTGCCGCGCTCCACCGAATACGAGCAGCAATTCCAGGTGCTCTACAATCTGGACAGCGACTCCTTTCGTATCAGGAACCGGGATACGGGCCTTTGCCTTGAAGCGGAAGATGCCGGCACCGAGCCGGGCACGGCTGTGGTGGCGGGCGAATACAACGGGCAGCCGCACCAGCTCTGGCGGATCGTCGATGCCGGGGACGGTTACGGCTACTACGTCAATGTCTGGAACGGGCTCGCGCTGACCACTGACTTGGGATCACCGGCGGCCATCACGCTGGAGGAGCCGACCTCTTTATGGCAGCAGCACTGGGAACTGTCCTATGTTATCCACTACCCGAAAAAGGGCGCCGGCGACTACGGCTGGGACTGGGACAAGATGAACATCAACTGGAGCTACAACTGGGGCTTGGACCCTTACGGCAGCTTGCCGGAAACGGTCGCATTCTCCCCGCAGCAGTGGGGGTCCGCCGACATCGCGGGGCTTCGCACCCGCTACACAACTTGGCATACCGATGCGCGCTCCCGCTACCTGCTCGGTTTCAACGAGCCGGATTTTCCTTACGAAGATGAAGAGGGAAACCATGTCGGCGGATCGGATGTAGCGGTTGCGGCGGCGATCGAGTTTTGGCCACAACTGGAAGCGGCCGACCTGCCGCTGGTCAGTCCGGCGACGGCCTACGCTTACAACGGCTGGTTGGCCGATTTCTATACCGACGCGGCCGCGCATGGCTTGCGGGTCGACTACACCGGTGTGCATTGGTATGGTCCGCCCGATGCGGACGGGCTGTTCGGCTACCTGAGCGGGATTTATTCCACTTGGGGAAAGCCGGTCATCCTCTCCGAGTTCAACACGATCGACTGGGACGGCAGCACCACTTGGTCGGAGGAGGATAACTATCGCTTTTATGCCGAATTCCTGTGGATGGCGGAAAGCTTCGACTGGCTGAAGCGCTACGGCGTCTTTGCCCTTTACGTCGATCCGCCGGAGAATCCATGGGACCAGACGGCTCCCATGGGAGCGCTCTTTACTGTGGACCGGGAGTATACCGCCACCGGAGACCTGTATGCGGGCTGGGACGGGGACCGCACGATCCGCAAAACCTCCCCATACCTGCTTCATAACAAGGGCGCATCCATGCATCTGGGGCACAACGGAACTACCGTTGCTATCGATACGATCCGCAACAGCGCTTCCGATATGCAGTGGATACTCGTGCCCAGTGCGGACAACCCTTATATCGTCTACATCGTCTCCATCACGGATGGACGACGCCTCCGGGTCAACGGCAGCTCGCTGGATCTCGCACCTCCGACCACCACCGGTTCCACAGTTCAATGGACCTACACGGCAGACGACTCCGGCTATGGTTATTTCTATCTGGACAACCTGGGCGCGGGCCAGCGCCTGAAGCTCAACCGCACGAATGACGCGTCCGGCGCACCGACCGGTATCTGGCTCTCGCTCGAAGATTCGTCGAGCACGGACGACAATGTGAAATGGCGCTTCATCAAGCCGGCGACACCGGTCGCGCAGGAAAACCTCAGTGAACTGTTCGGAGACTTGTGGCGTAGTGACGACATCGGGCGCCCGACCCAGTCCGGTTACGCCTACTTCGACGCGGGCACCGGAGTCTGGATCGTCGGAGGCGGCGGGGCGGACATCCTTGGCGAGGTGGACCAGTTTCACTATGTGTCCCAGGATTTCTCCGGTGACGGCGAGCTGATCGTTCAGGTCGAAAGTGTGCAGAACACGGACACCTACTCCAAGGCCGGCCTGATGTTCCGTAACTCGACGGCGGTGGACGCACCGTATGCGCATGTCTTTGTCGGACCGGGCACGGTCGGTTTTGAATTCCGGACGTTGGCGGGCGGTGACACCCTGGCAGCGGCCTATGTGGGGCAGACGGCACCGAAGTGGCTCAGGCTCGTGCGCCGCGGCGACAGCTTTACCGCCTTCTACGGGGAGGACGGCGAGAACTGGTCGCAGCTCGGCAGCAGCCAGACGATTGCCATGTCCACGGTCGCGCGGGCGGGGCTTTCCGTCACGGCGCACAACAACTCGCACCTGATCGTCAACACGAGCACCTTCAGTCATCTGAGCTTCCTGCCGACGGGCTGGCAGAGCTGTGATGTCGGTGAGACCGGGGCCTCCGGCTGGGTGAGTGGCGGGGACACGTTTACCCTCGTTGCCGCCGGATCCGATATCTGGGGAACCGCTGACAGTTTCCGTTCGGTGCATCAGGTGCTGACGGGTAACGGTGTGATCGTGGCGCGGTTGACTAGTGTGTCGGATGCCGACCCATGGGCTAAAGCGGGATTGATGATCCGGCAAAGCCTCGACTCCGGATCCGCCAACGCGGCGATCCTGATTACTCCGGATAATGGGGTCCAATTTCAGTCACGGAGCAGCGCCGGATCGGCCACCACGAGCCAAAGCGCAAGTGCAACGGCCCCGAAGTGGCTGAAGCTGGAGCGGGTGGGCGAGAGTCTCTCGGGCTATGTGTCGGATGACGGCGCTTCCTGGTCACTGGTCGGCACGGCGACGGTTTCACTTTCCTCCCCGTTCTATGTCGGGCTTGCGGGCAGCTCGCATGACAGCACGAATGCGGATGCCGCGAGCTTTACAAATGTAAGTCTCGAGATGGAAGGTTTCGTCGCCTACCAGCACAGCTATTTCAACAGCGCGGAGCTTCTCGACACCACGATCAGTGGAATAACCGGCGATGCCAACCAGGACGGTGTCCTCAACCTGCAAGCCTATGCGGCGGGCCTGAGCCCATGGGAGACGGCCACGTGGTCCAACGGAGGTCAACCCACGATGCATTTCGAGGACGGCACCTATCTAGCGCTGCGCTACACACGTATGAAGAGCGTAACCGATCTGGACTACACGGTTAAAGTCGGCCCCGACCTGAGCCAATGGGACTCCGGGCCGGAGCACACTACCCAAGTCTCCGTGACGAGTCTGGATTCGGACCGCGAAGCGGTTGTGGTGCGCGACAATACTCCGGTGGATCAAGCGGCTCGTCGGTTCATGATGCTGGAAATCGACTACCTTGCACCGTAG